A window of Blattabacterium cuenoti contains these coding sequences:
- a CDS encoding tetratricopeptide repeat protein, which translates to MSICISISIIYWLYQNYFLDTTLKEKQAIQELSYAESYLSHGLMDQALNYNMKHHSLGLIGILNKYPDTQAGNISKFYAGICYYKLGQYEKSIHIMKSFDSKDELLLSMKYGFIGDSFAQLNNNNEAIKNYLKASNISNNTFTTPLYYYKSAILNFEIKQYKASKLLFDKIVIEYPSFFYYDNVEKYLMFIANKI; encoded by the coding sequence ATGAGTATTTGTATCAGTATTTCTATAATATATTGGTTGTATCAAAATTATTTTTTAGATACAACATTAAAAGAAAAACAAGCTATTCAAGAATTATCATATGCCGAATCATATCTTTCACATGGATTAATGGATCAAGCTTTAAACTATAATATGAAACATCATTCATTAGGATTGATCGGTATATTAAATAAATATCCAGATACCCAAGCTGGAAATATATCTAAATTTTATGCTGGAATTTGTTATTATAAATTAGGACAGTATGAAAAGTCTATACATATAATGAAATCTTTTGATTCCAAAGATGAATTATTATTGTCTATGAAATATGGATTCATCGGGGATTCCTTTGCACAACTGAATAATAATAATGAAGCTATCAAAAATTATCTCAAAGCATCTAATATCAGTAACAATACATTTACTACACCACTTTATTATTATAAATCGGCTATATTAAATTTTGAAATAAAACAATATAAAGCATCTAAATTACTATTTGATAAAATCGTCATTGAGTATCCTTCTTTTTTTTATTATGATAATGTAGAAAAGTATCTTATGTTTATTGCAA